The genomic DNA CAGACGGTACGGAACTACAACCGACCCTATCGGGACCGCTCGCCGAGGGCGTCGGCGACGAGTCGCGACTCGGCGCGCCGGAGCAGGGTCGACGCGGTCGAGACCGCGCAGTCGAGTTCGGCGGCCACCGCCTCGACGTCGCCGTCTCGCGGCACCTCGTAGTAGCCGACGCCCCACGCCGCGGCGAGCGCCTCGCGCTGCCTGCCGGTGAGCGTCGCCCCCAGGCCGCGCGTGAACGGACCGACCGACAGCACGGTGACGTCCACCGCGTCGGGGAGCGCGTCGAGGAGGTCGCGGAGGTCGTCGCCGTGGCCGACGGCGGTGAGCCGCATCGTCCGGTCGGAACGGAACTCGACCGGCGGAACCACCACGACGGTGTTCCGCCGGAACGCGTCGAACAGCGGGGCGTCGCGGTCGGTGTTCGGCGCGCGGACGTACAGGAAGAACCCGTCGTCGCCGTCCGGCCGCAGGTCGTACTCGGCGACGTCGTCCCGCGCCGCGAGGACCGACTCGTAGGCCGCCGGGTCGCCCTCGACGTAGAACAGCAGGGTCCGGGTCCCGTCGCCGGTCTTGCCCTCAAGCAGCACTTCGCGCTCGACGGCCGGGGAGTCGCAGACGAACGCGTGCATCGGATGGATGGTCTCCGACGTGTGCTCGACCACGAGTTCGAGGGACTTCACGGGCGACCTATCGACGCCTTGTTACTTAAAGACCCGATGAGTATCGGGAATAGGACGGTCACCGTCACGCCCCGAGAGACGAGTATGCGGGACGCGATGGATTCTCCGGGAGACGAAGCGGGCACCGGACGGCGGGCTCACCTCGAACGGAGCAGGCGCGTGTGGGACCGCTGGAGCGACCACTACGGCTTGAGCGAGGCCGACTACGAACCGATGCGGGGGACGGCGGTCGAGTATTTGAACCTCGAACCGGGCGACGCCGTCCTGGACGTCGGCTGTGGCCCCGGCGTGAACTTCGCGTCGCTCCGGGACGCGGTCGGCCCCCACGGGCACATCGTCGGCGTCGATTACAGCCCGGCGATGGTCGACCGGGCCCGCGCTCGCGTCGCCGACCGCGGCTGGGAGAACGTCACCGTCCGCCGGGCCGACGCGGGGCGGGTGGACCTGCCTGCCGAGAGCTTCGACGCGACGCTCGCGACGCTCTCGCTGAGCGTGATGCCGTCACCCCGGGCCGTCGCCGAGCGCGTGCACGAGGCGCTCCGCCCGGGCGGTCGGTTCGTCGTCTTCGACGTCCGGGCGTTTCCGTCGGGACCCCTCCGGGTCGTGAATCCGCTGGTGCGGCGAGCACTCCACCTCGTCGGCAACTGGAACACCGAGGCCGACGTCCCGACCGCAATCGAGTCGGCGTTCGGCGAGTGCGAGGTCGTCGAGACGTACTTCGCGGGCCTGAACTACACCGCAGTTGCGACTCGCGACCTCAACTCCGGCGGTAGCGATCCGGGAAGTAACTAGACCGCGAACGAACGGCTCCCTCGTGGCTTCAGGGCGTCAGCCGCTTGACGGCCAGCCAGGACACGCCCTCCGCCCCGACGAGCGCGAAGATCATCCGCTTGCGGACCCCGTGGGCCAGCCGCACGTCGAGCGCGAGGTCCCGCGGCGAGAAGACGCGGTCGGCCGGCAGCACCCGGACCAGCGCCTCCGAGTGGCCCAGGTCGTCGACCGACTCCACGTCGGCGTAGGTCCGGAAGTCCGCGCCGAACTTGAAGCCGGTCTTGGGCACGACGCCGCGCTCGCGGAGCGCCCGGTACACCCGGAGCCGGCGGTCGAACCGCTCGCCCTCGACCTCGCGACCGCGCTCGCCGACCGTCCCGGGGTCGAGCGAGAGCGCGCGCTCGTCGGCGAGGTACGCGGCCTCGACCAGCGAGAGCTGGAGGGCGTGCGGCCGGTCGGGGTGGCCGTCGCGGTCGTCGAGCGGCTGGCCGTAGAACCCCCGTTCGTGGAGGACCTCGGGCGGGTCCCAGACCAGCACGCGGTCGTCCAGCAGATCGGCGGCGACGTCCCGGGGCAGGTCGGTGCCCGAACTCCCGCGGAGGTCCGCGCGGTCGGTCTCCAGGTAGGTGATCTCGCTCTCCTCGTCGACGACCGCCAGCACCGTCTCGCCCAGGTCATCGGCTGGCACCGCCGCGCGCTCGCCGACGACCCGGACCCGGTAGAGCACCGCGTCGTCCCACGGGCCCTTCCCGCGGGGATAGACCACGAGATCGACGTTCGACCGCGGGGCGTCGACCCACCCGTCGCGGGCGGGCGAGAGGTAGAACCCCCGGTCGCGCAGGTCGGCGTACACGAGGAATCGGGTGGCGATCTCGCCGCCCGCGTCGGCGAGCAGCTCCCGGAAGCCCATCCCCTCGACCGAATCGATGTCGCCCTTGAACAGCAGGTAGGCGGCCTCGACCCGCGAGAGCGCGATCTCCTGGCCGCCGAGCGGGCGGCCGTACCCGCTGGAGTCGTAGAAGCGCTGGCGGGCGTCGCCGCCGACCACCACCTCGCCGTCGCGCAGGCGTCCGTCCATGGTCGCCGTTCCGGTTCGCGGCGTCAAAGGGGCTCCGGTCTTTTGCGAGGTCGAGGACCGCTACGCAACCTACGAGCCCTTGGCCTTCTGTACCCAGTCCGGTTTATCGACCTCCGCGCTCCCGATGTCGCTGAACTCGCCGTTCGCCTCGAAGGACCCTTCGCTACTGGTCCCCTCGTAGCGGAACTCGACCGGCCACGCCGCCTCGCTGACGTACATTCTGCCGCTGGGGTCGCTCACCCACGAATCATCCCCCTCGCTAGTCCCCGTAATCGTCAGCGCCGCGACTGCCCTCCCGTCGCGTACCTCCACGCTGTCCACCGCGTACGTGAGGCTGTCGACGAAGTCCAGGTCCTCCCGTGCGGTATCGACCGCGGTCCTCCTGTCGAACCGATTCTCCCCGGTGCTCAGGTCGTACGCGCTGTATTCGACCTGACCGCCCAGCCCCTCGGCCATGTACACCTTGCTGCCGGACTGGTACGTGGCGTAGTTCACCGATCGCTCGCCGCTCGACGCTTGCACTCGCGTCAGCCCCTCCTCCGATTCGGGGTCGTACCGGGCGGTCTCGCTCACCTTGTAGGTGCTGTCGTCCGTCGATTCGATCTCGTAGTCTAAGGCGAAACTGGTGCTCTCGATGCCGTCGATCACCTGGTCGTTCAGGCGCTCGACGTCCGTGACGCCCTCCTCGGACAGCCCGTCCGGGTAATCGAAGTTGACCCTGGTGGTCGTCGAGTCTTTCACCGCGGCCTCGGTCCGTCTGTCGCTCTCCGTCGCGTCGGTCCCGGGCGTCGGACTCTCGTCACCCGTACACCCGCTCAGTGGAACTACTCCGGAAACTCCTGCCAGTGTCACGAAACGGCGTCTTTTCACAACAGAACGACAAGATTGAAAAGTGATAAATATTCGCTATCTGTGACATCGCGTATGACACGTGGCTTCGGAGAAGCGGAGTTCGCTTCTCGGCTGCCGGAAACGGTGACCGCCGTCGCCGGACTCGTCACGCAGCTCGGCGACATGTGGTTCGTCGTGGTCGGCATCTGCGCGCTCTTCGTGCTGGCGTCGCGGGACCGCTCGCTCACGGACGCGCCCGCGACCGACTGCGTCTACCTGCTCGCGCTGACCGTCGGCGCCTACTCGCTGACGGTCGCGCTCAAGCACGCCTTCGGCCTGCCCAGGCCGCCGGGAGCCGCCACCGCGACCCCGCCGGCGTGGATTCCCCAGTTCGGCCACGCCGCCTACGAGTCGATGGTGACCGGCGACAGCTACGGCTTTCCCAGCGGTCACGCGCTGAAGACGACCGCCGTCTACGGCGCCGGCGCGCTCGCGCTGGACGTCTGGGACCGCGAGCGCCGACTCGCCCTCGCGGCCGGAATCGGCGTCCTCGTCGCGGCGTCGCGGGTCGTCCTCGGCGTCCACTACGTCGTCGACGTGGTCGCCGGGGCGGCGGTCGGCGCGCTCTTCCTGGCCGTCGCCGTTCGATCGACCGACCAGCGACCGGCGCGGGCGCTCGCGCTCTCGACGGTTCTCGGCGCGCTCGCGGTCGGCGTCGCGGGCACGTCGAAGTCGGTCCTCGCGCTCTCGGCCGCGGCCGGCGGCCTGGTCGTCTGGGTCGGCACCGACCGGGTCCGCGCCGCGCGGACCGACGCGGCCGAGGGCTAACTGGGCGCTTCCTCCGTCGCTTCTCCTGCTTCTCCGTCGTTCATCTCGCGACAGTCGGGGGCGAGACACCCCGACTCCTCGCGTGCATCGCCGCCGTCGCCGTCTCCCCGGACCAGCGGCAGACCGCAGTCGCAGGTGCCGACCACCTCCCGGTCGGGGAGCGCGAACGTCGCCTCGCAGTCGGGGTAGCTCTCGCAGCCCAGGAAGAGGGTGCGCTCGCGCAGCACCCGGAGGTCGCCCCCGCAGTCGGGACACGACCACTCGCGGTCGAACCGCTCGCGGACCGCGGCGTCGAGGTCCTCGCAGTCGCGGTCGATGCACAGCTCGAAGCGCGCGCCGCGGTCGACCGCCATCCGCGGGAGGCCGCAGTCGCAGGTCGATTCGAGCGTCGCGGCGTCCCTCGGCAGGCCGTACTCGGCCGGGCAGCCCAGGCAGGTGACCGCCCCGCGGGCCCGGACGAGGGTGCCGTCGCAGTCGGGGCAGGTCCCCGCCTCGACGCCCGCCGGGGTCGCGGCGTGGCTGCCGCGGTGGGCCCGGCCGCGGCTCTCGACCCGGAGGCGCTCGCCGTCCTTGACCGCGACCAGGGCGAACCCGCCGTCGCCGTCGACCTCGCGGTGGACCGCGTTCGCGCGGGTGAGCCACGCGACCGGCTGGTACCCCGCGGCGTCGTGGACGAGCACGGTACCGTCTGGCTTGTGGACCACCACGACCCGGCCGCGCCGGCGGGTCGGCTCGCTCCCGGCGTCGTCGCTCGCGGTGTAGGTCGTGGTGCACTCTCCGGCGTAGACGTGGACTGTCTCGCTCACGGACCCGGTTCGTTCCGTCCTCGGCCTTAAACTCTCGCGCGGTCCGTGTCGTGACGGTTCATTTATATCTCGGGCGGACGACCTCCCCGCATGGTCTCCCGCGACACGAAGGAAACCGCGCTCCTGGTCGCCGTCGCAGTGGTCGGATTTCTCGCCGCCAACGCGCTCGACGCGCCGAGCGCCGTGGCCTGGGGTATCCTCATCGGAATCGGCGGCGTCGGTCCCACCGTGCGCGACGAGTGGCGCCGCCGGCAGGACGTCTGAGGAGTCGGCTCCGTCCCGGGACGCGTGACGACCCGCTCCCTCCGTCAGCCTCCCGATCTCGGAAAAACCTATCCCCGTCCGCCGCGTCGGTCGGGGCGTGCAATCGACGGCTGTGCTGTTCGACATGGACGGCGTCATCGTGAACTCTGAGCGCTACTGGGTCGAGACCGAACAGGAGGAGATCCTTCCCGCGGCGGTCGACGGCGAGCCCGACACCAGCGAGACCACCGGGATGAACTTCCGGGAGATATACGACTACCTCGAGGAGCGCCACGAGATGACCGCGAGCAAGGACGAGTTCGTCGCCCGCTACGAGGAGACGGCCCGCGACATCTACGGCGAGCGGGTCGACCTGATGGACGGGTTCGAGGACCTGGTCGCCGACCTCCGGAAGGACGGTCGGACCGTCGCGCTGGTCTCGTCGTCGCCCCGCGACTGGATCGACCGGATGCTCGACCGGTTCGACCTCCGCGAGGCGTTCGACGAGGTCATCAGCGCCGAGGAGATCGACGGGAGGAGCAAGCCCGAACCCGACGTCTACGAGTACGCCGCCGAGCGGGTCGGCGCGGAGCCCGAGGACTGCATCGCCGTCGAGGACTCCACGAACGGCGTGAAGTCGGCGAAGGCCGCCGGAATGAAGGCGGTCGGCTACCGGAACCAGTCCGACGAGGAGCTGGACCTCTCGGCGGCCGACGCGGTGGCCGCCTCGCCCGCGGAGCTGCGCGAGATACTGCTTGGCGAGTCGTAGTCGGCCCAGACGGCCGATTCCCGGATTCTCCGATTCGTCGCGAGCCTCCACCTTCATTGCGGTCGCGACCGAACCGACGAGCCATGCTCCCGGTAGCCGACGCGTTCGAGCACGAGTACCGCGGCTGCGACGTCGTCTACGGCCGCGGCTGCGCGGACCGACTGGGCGAGTACCTCGCCGACCGCGGCCTCGACCGCGCGCTGGTCGTCTGCGGGTCGAACGTCGGGGCCAACGACGACCTGATGGACCCGGTCCGGGCCGGCCTGGGCGACCGCCTCGTCGGCGTCTTCGACGGCACGACCCCGGAGAAACAGGCCGAGGCCGCCTTCGAGGCCATCGACGCGATGGAGGAGGCCGACGCCGACGTCCTGGTCGGCGTCGGCGGCGGCAGCAGCCTCGACGTGGCTCGGCAGGCCGGCGTCTTCGCGGCCGACGGGCGGTCGCTGGCGGACCTACGCGAGGAGGCCCGCGACGACGGGGAGGTCGCCCCGCCCGACCCGGACGCCGCCGAGCGACCGCCGGTCGTCGTCATCCCCACGACGTTCGCCGGCGCGGACGTTTCTGCCGGCGGCTCACTCGAGGTCCTCTCGGCCGGCGAGTCGCCGACCGGACAGCCGGTCACCGCCAGCGGCTCGGCGATGCCACTCGCGGACTTCGCCGACCCGGCGCTGTTCGAGACGACGCCCGCCGGCGCGCTGGCCGGGTCGGCGATGAACGGCGTCGACAAGGGTATCGAGACGCCCTACGCCCGGGACGCCGACCCCGTCAGCGACGCGACCGCGGTCCACGGCCTCCGGCTGCTGAGCGAAGCGCTTCCGGCGGTCGTGGGTGACGGGGGTTCGGAGGAAGACGCCGCCGCGCTGATGGACCGCGCGGTGGTCGGCGCGCTCCTGGTCCAGTTCGACCGGAAGCTCTCGGTCGTCCACGCGTTCGGCCACGGGTTCGCCCGCCGGTACGACGTCCAGCAGGGCGCGGTCCACGCGGTCGTGGTCCCCCACGTCCTCCGGTACCTCTTCTCGGCGGTCGACGCGGCCCGCGACCTGCTCGCCCAGGGATTCGGCGTCGAGACCGAGGGGCGTTCCGACGACGCGGTGGGCGAGGCGGTCGTCGACGCGGTGACGGAGCTCCGGGATTCGCTCGGCACGCCGACGCGTCTCCGCGACCTCCCTGAAACGCGCGAGGAGGACCTGCCCGCGATTGCGGAGTTCGTCGTCGACGACCGCGTCATGGAGCGGGCGCCTGCCGGCCTCGACGCCAGCGCCGAGGACGTCGAGGACGTGCTCCGCGAGGCGTGGTGAGGGCTCTCGGCGAGCGTTCTTGTCGGATTCGCCAGGGGACGCGCCCACCGTCCCCGACCTGTCCGCGACCATAGAGAAACGCCTTTGGGACCCCGACGCCGTGAAACGAACGATGGAAGTCGCCGAGGCCGTCCCCGACCCCGAGTTCGTCGAGGTGTTCCCGTTCGAGGAGTTCAACGACATGCAGCGCGAGGTCGTCGACGCGCTCGTCGCGACCGACGAGAACGTGGTCGCGAGCGCGCCGACCGCCAGCGGGAAGACCGCGCTGGCCGAACTCGCCATCTGTCGGACCCTGGAGGCCGGCGGCACCGCCCTCTTCGTCGCCCCGATGCGGGCGCTGACCAACGAGAAGGAGAGCGAGTGGGAGCGGTTCGAGGACCTGGGCTACTCGGTGTACGTCGTCACGGGCGAGCGCGACCTCAATCCCCGCCGGGCCGAGCGCGCCGACATCCTGGTGATGACTCCCGAGAAGGCCGATTCGGCGACCCGGAAGCACGACTCGCGCCGCTACGCCTTCATCCGCGAGGTCGACTGCTGCGTCATCGACGAGGTCCACCTGCTCGACTCCGAGAAGCGCGGCAGCGTCCTCGAAGTGACGGTCTCGCGGCTCCGGCGGCTCTGCGACCCCCGCGTGGTCGCGCTCTCGGCGACGATGCCCAACGTCGAGGACGTGGCGGCGTGGCTCGACGCCCCGCCCGAGACCACCTTCGAGTTCGGCGACGACTACCGGCCGGTCGACCTCCACTCGGGCGTCGAGACCTACACCCACGGCGACAACTCGTTCGCCGACAAGTACAGGCGGCTCTACCGCGCGCTCGACCTCGCCGAGCCCCACATCCGCGACGACGGCCAGGCGCTCGTGTTCGTCTCCTCCCGGCAGGACACCGTCCAGGCCGCCAAGAAGGCCCGCGACGAGCTCGCCGAGCGCGACGTCCCCATCGGCGCCCGCGGCGACTACGACTTCCACAACGACGCGAAGGAGCTCCAGAACGACACCCTCCGGCAGTCGGTGCTCGACGGAGTCGCCTTCCACCACGCCGGCCTCTCGAAGGCCGACAAGGACCGGGTCGAGGAGTGGTTCAAGCAGGGCAAGATAGAGCTGCTGTTCTCGACCTCGACGCTGGCGTGGGGCGTCAACCTCCCCGCGCGGTGCGTCGTGCTCCGGGACACGAAGCTCCACGACCCCCTCGAAGGCGAGGTCGACATGAGCCCGCTGGACATCCTCCAGATGCTCGGCCGGGCCGGCCGCCCGGAGTACGACGACGTGGGCTACGGCTGGGTGGTCTGCGACCGGTCGGAGGCAGACAAGTACCGCCGGCTGCTCCGGGACGGCAAGGAGATCGAGTCCCGGCTGGCCGAGGACATCGACGCCCACCTCAACGCCGAGATCGCGATGGGCACCATCCGCGGGCTCGAGGACGTGATGGAGTGGCTCGAGACCACCTTCTACTACGTCCGGGCGGAGTCGAACCCCGACGAGTACGACTTCGAGGGGCTGCGCGACCGGGTCCGGGCCACCCTCGAGCGCCTGGTCGACCGCGGGTTCGTCGAGACCGGCGACCAGCTCGACGTCTCGGCCACCCCGCTGGGCCGGCTCGCCTCGAAGTTCTACCTCCGGCTCGACACCGCCGGGGAGTTCCGCGACCTCGCCGAGCGCGAGACCGTCGAGGACGGCGACATCCTCCGGACGGTCGCGGACGCCGCGGAGTTCGACAGCGTGAGCGCCCGCCAGTCCGAGCGCGAGGCGGTCGACTCGGTGCTGGTGGGCCAGGGCGCGGGCGACCTCGACCCCGGCGCGCGCAAGGTGCTGGCCATCCTGCGCTCGACGATGACCGGCACCACGCCGGCCGAACTCCGGAGTGACGCCTGGGTCATCACCCAGAACGCGCTCCGGCTGCTCGCGGCGCTCCGGGCCTTCCTCGACCGGTTCGACCGGCCCCGGGCCGCCAACCTCGCCAGTCGAGTCGAGGCCCGCATCGAGCACGGCGTCAGCTCCGACGCGGTCGGGCTGACCGCCGTCGACGGCGTCGGCTCGGGCCGGGCGAGCAAGCTCGCCAAGGAGGGCATCGCCACGCCCGCCGACGTCCGGGAAGCGGGCGAGTCCGGCCTGGTCGACGCGGGCCTCTCGGCCGGGGTCGCCGAGGCGGTCCTCGAGAGCGCCGGCGACCTGCCCAGGGTCGACGTCGAGTGGGGTTCGTTCCCCGACTCGGTGCCGCAGGGCGAGAACGACATGCGCGAGGTGACGGTCCGGAACGCGGGCGACGGCGCCCAGGCCGGCGTCCGCGTGACGGTCAACGGCGTCGAGATGACCGAGACGACCACCTACCTCGACGGCGAGACCGCGGTCCCGGTCGGCGTCTTCGGCGGCGCCGACGACGAGATGGAGTACACCGTGGAGGTCGTCTTCCCGGAACTCCCGCTGCTTCCGGTGACCGACTCGCGGACGGTGCGGGTGGAGTGAGGACGCGGCTGCGCTGCGTCGCCCCGTCAGTCGGCGCTCGCGGCCGCCTTCTCGGCGGCCCGCTGGAGCATCCCGTTGTTCGTCGTGTAGTAGTAGTAGGCGCCGGCGCCGACCGCGGCGACCACGTTCGAGACGGTGACCGCCCAGAACACCGCGAGGACGCCGTAGTCCAGCACCAGCGCGCCGACCGCGGCGACAGGCAGTCGGACCGCCCAGTACTTCAGCAGGTTGGCGGCCAGGCTG from Halorussus rarus includes the following:
- a CDS encoding helix-turn-helix domain-containing protein, translating into MKSLELVVEHTSETIHPMHAFVCDSPAVEREVLLEGKTGDGTRTLLFYVEGDPAAYESVLAARDDVAEYDLRPDGDDGFFLYVRAPNTDRDAPLFDAFRRNTVVVVPPVEFRSDRTMRLTAVGHGDDLRDLLDALPDAVDVTVLSVGPFTRGLGATLTGRQREALAAAWGVGYYEVPRDGDVEAVAAELDCAVSTASTLLRRAESRLVADALGERSR
- a CDS encoding class I SAM-dependent methyltransferase; amino-acid sequence: MSIGNRTVTVTPRETSMRDAMDSPGDEAGTGRRAHLERSRRVWDRWSDHYGLSEADYEPMRGTAVEYLNLEPGDAVLDVGCGPGVNFASLRDAVGPHGHIVGVDYSPAMVDRARARVADRGWENVTVRRADAGRVDLPAESFDATLATLSLSVMPSPRAVAERVHEALRPGGRFVVFDVRAFPSGPLRVVNPLVRRALHLVGNWNTEADVPTAIESAFGECEVVETYFAGLNYTAVATRDLNSGGSDPGSN
- the endA gene encoding tRNA-intron lyase, coding for MDGRLRDGEVVVGGDARQRFYDSSGYGRPLGGQEIALSRVEAAYLLFKGDIDSVEGMGFRELLADAGGEIATRFLVYADLRDRGFYLSPARDGWVDAPRSNVDLVVYPRGKGPWDDAVLYRVRVVGERAAVPADDLGETVLAVVDEESEITYLETDRADLRGSSGTDLPRDVAADLLDDRVLVWDPPEVLHERGFYGQPLDDRDGHPDRPHALQLSLVEAAYLADERALSLDPGTVGERGREVEGERFDRRLRVYRALRERGVVPKTGFKFGADFRTYADVESVDDLGHSEALVRVLPADRVFSPRDLALDVRLAHGVRKRMIFALVGAEGVSWLAVKRLTP
- a CDS encoding DUF7537 family lipoprotein, with the translated sequence MKRRRFVTLAGVSGVVPLSGCTGDESPTPGTDATESDRRTEAAVKDSTTTRVNFDYPDGLSEEGVTDVERLNDQVIDGIESTSFALDYEIESTDDSTYKVSETARYDPESEEGLTRVQASSGERSVNYATYQSGSKVYMAEGLGGQVEYSAYDLSTGENRFDRRTAVDTAREDLDFVDSLTYAVDSVEVRDGRAVAALTITGTSEGDDSWVSDPSGRMYVSEAAWPVEFRYEGTSSEGSFEANGEFSDIGSAEVDKPDWVQKAKGS
- a CDS encoding phosphatase PAP2 family protein, with translation MTRGFGEAEFASRLPETVTAVAGLVTQLGDMWFVVVGICALFVLASRDRSLTDAPATDCVYLLALTVGAYSLTVALKHAFGLPRPPGAATATPPAWIPQFGHAAYESMVTGDSYGFPSGHALKTTAVYGAGALALDVWDRERRLALAAGIGVLVAASRVVLGVHYVVDVVAGAAVGALFLAVAVRSTDQRPARALALSTVLGALAVGVAGTSKSVLALSAAAGGLVVWVGTDRVRAARTDAAEG
- a CDS encoding topoisomerase DNA-binding C4 zinc finger domain-containing protein, whose amino-acid sequence is MSETVHVYAGECTTTYTASDDAGSEPTRRRGRVVVVHKPDGTVLVHDAAGYQPVAWLTRANAVHREVDGDGGFALVAVKDGERLRVESRGRAHRGSHAATPAGVEAGTCPDCDGTLVRARGAVTCLGCPAEYGLPRDAATLESTCDCGLPRMAVDRGARFELCIDRDCEDLDAAVRERFDREWSCPDCGGDLRVLRERTLFLGCESYPDCEATFALPDREVVGTCDCGLPLVRGDGDGGDAREESGCLAPDCREMNDGEAGEATEEAPS
- a CDS encoding HAD family hydrolase, with the translated sequence MQSTAVLFDMDGVIVNSERYWVETEQEEILPAAVDGEPDTSETTGMNFREIYDYLEERHEMTASKDEFVARYEETARDIYGERVDLMDGFEDLVADLRKDGRTVALVSSSPRDWIDRMLDRFDLREAFDEVISAEEIDGRSKPEPDVYEYAAERVGAEPEDCIAVEDSTNGVKSAKAAGMKAVGYRNQSDEELDLSAADAVAASPAELREILLGES
- a CDS encoding iron-containing alcohol dehydrogenase family protein; protein product: MLPVADAFEHEYRGCDVVYGRGCADRLGEYLADRGLDRALVVCGSNVGANDDLMDPVRAGLGDRLVGVFDGTTPEKQAEAAFEAIDAMEEADADVLVGVGGGSSLDVARQAGVFAADGRSLADLREEARDDGEVAPPDPDAAERPPVVVIPTTFAGADVSAGGSLEVLSAGESPTGQPVTASGSAMPLADFADPALFETTPAGALAGSAMNGVDKGIETPYARDADPVSDATAVHGLRLLSEALPAVVGDGGSEEDAAALMDRAVVGALLVQFDRKLSVVHAFGHGFARRYDVQQGAVHAVVVPHVLRYLFSAVDAARDLLAQGFGVETEGRSDDAVGEAVVDAVTELRDSLGTPTRLRDLPETREEDLPAIAEFVVDDRVMERAPAGLDASAEDVEDVLREAW
- a CDS encoding DEAD/DEAH box helicase encodes the protein MEVAEAVPDPEFVEVFPFEEFNDMQREVVDALVATDENVVASAPTASGKTALAELAICRTLEAGGTALFVAPMRALTNEKESEWERFEDLGYSVYVVTGERDLNPRRAERADILVMTPEKADSATRKHDSRRYAFIREVDCCVIDEVHLLDSEKRGSVLEVTVSRLRRLCDPRVVALSATMPNVEDVAAWLDAPPETTFEFGDDYRPVDLHSGVETYTHGDNSFADKYRRLYRALDLAEPHIRDDGQALVFVSSRQDTVQAAKKARDELAERDVPIGARGDYDFHNDAKELQNDTLRQSVLDGVAFHHAGLSKADKDRVEEWFKQGKIELLFSTSTLAWGVNLPARCVVLRDTKLHDPLEGEVDMSPLDILQMLGRAGRPEYDDVGYGWVVCDRSEADKYRRLLRDGKEIESRLAEDIDAHLNAEIAMGTIRGLEDVMEWLETTFYYVRAESNPDEYDFEGLRDRVRATLERLVDRGFVETGDQLDVSATPLGRLASKFYLRLDTAGEFRDLAERETVEDGDILRTVADAAEFDSVSARQSEREAVDSVLVGQGAGDLDPGARKVLAILRSTMTGTTPAELRSDAWVITQNALRLLAALRAFLDRFDRPRAANLASRVEARIEHGVSSDAVGLTAVDGVGSGRASKLAKEGIATPADVREAGESGLVDAGLSAGVAEAVLESAGDLPRVDVEWGSFPDSVPQGENDMREVTVRNAGDGAQAGVRVTVNGVEMTETTTYLDGETAVPVGVFGGADDEMEYTVEVVFPELPLLPVTDSRTVRVE